From the Arthrobacter sp. PM3 genome, one window contains:
- a CDS encoding 5-oxoprolinase/urea amidolyase family protein, producing the protein METLAVHNDAAQTSAGHDGAVHKVRSVRAVGTRAVLAELAGTQDVLALQALLLESPLPGQQDVLAAAETVLVRADSPASARRIAARLLELDLTAPVQRDGGLVVIDTVYDGEDLAEVGRLTGLGADGVIAAHSGQVWTVAFAGFAPGFGYMVGENQQLEVPRRSSPRTAVPAGSVALAGNYSAVYPRRSPGGWQLIGRTDARMWDLDRAQPALAAPGHRVQFRPVRDAVTLSAEPTTESAAEPAAAPRTADGQHTASGLRIVSPGMQSLVEDLGRHGHSGLGVSAAGALDRASLRRANRLVGNPASAAVIETVAGGLTVQAVGDQVLAVAGAPSDLDIVSKPDDAGDTWHRTVPVATPFALLDGETLTLGAPRSGFRSYLAVRGGVDAAPVLGSRSTDTMSGIGPAPLAAGQLVAAGGEAESGVVGHPELQPDYPGTGVTVLDVVPGPRADWFDQAALESFTAQEWDVTPQSNRVGMRLDGTPLRRTRQGELPSEGTVAGALQVPPEGLPVLFLADHPITGGYPVIAVVVDAQLDLAAQVPIGGKVRFRWTPDETRVPGTPESNPQSVTEESATEKEASN; encoded by the coding sequence ATGGAAACCCTGGCAGTTCACAACGATGCTGCTCAAACCAGTGCAGGTCACGACGGTGCCGTTCACAAGGTCCGCTCCGTGCGGGCCGTGGGAACGCGCGCGGTCCTCGCCGAGCTCGCCGGCACCCAGGACGTACTGGCCCTGCAGGCCCTGCTCCTCGAGTCGCCGCTGCCGGGCCAGCAGGACGTCCTGGCCGCGGCCGAGACCGTCCTGGTCAGGGCAGACTCCCCGGCGTCGGCGCGGCGCATCGCCGCGCGGCTGCTGGAGCTCGACCTCACCGCGCCCGTGCAGCGCGACGGCGGGCTGGTGGTCATCGACACCGTGTACGACGGCGAGGACCTCGCCGAAGTCGGCCGGCTCACCGGGCTGGGCGCCGACGGCGTGATCGCGGCCCACTCCGGCCAGGTCTGGACCGTGGCGTTCGCGGGGTTCGCGCCCGGTTTCGGGTACATGGTGGGGGAGAACCAACAGCTGGAAGTGCCCCGCCGCAGCTCGCCGCGCACCGCCGTCCCGGCCGGCTCCGTGGCGCTGGCCGGAAACTACTCGGCCGTCTACCCGCGCCGCTCCCCGGGCGGCTGGCAGCTGATCGGACGCACCGATGCCCGGATGTGGGACCTGGACCGGGCGCAGCCGGCCCTGGCCGCGCCCGGGCACCGGGTGCAGTTCCGTCCCGTCCGGGATGCGGTCACGCTGTCCGCCGAGCCCACCACCGAATCCGCTGCGGAACCCGCCGCCGCGCCGCGCACTGCAGACGGGCAGCACACCGCCTCAGGGCTCCGGATCGTGTCCCCGGGGATGCAGAGCCTGGTCGAGGACCTCGGCCGGCACGGCCATTCCGGCCTCGGAGTGTCCGCCGCCGGCGCCCTGGACCGGGCGTCGCTGCGGCGGGCCAACCGCCTGGTCGGGAACCCGGCGTCGGCCGCCGTCATCGAGACCGTCGCCGGCGGGCTTACCGTCCAGGCCGTGGGGGACCAGGTCCTCGCGGTGGCGGGGGCGCCGTCGGACCTGGACATCGTGTCCAAGCCCGACGACGCCGGCGACACCTGGCACCGCACCGTCCCGGTGGCCACGCCCTTCGCGCTGCTCGACGGCGAAACCCTCACCCTCGGTGCCCCGCGCAGCGGCTTCCGCAGCTATCTCGCGGTCCGCGGCGGCGTGGATGCGGCTCCCGTGCTGGGCAGCCGCTCCACGGACACCATGTCCGGCATCGGCCCCGCGCCGCTGGCCGCCGGGCAGCTCGTTGCCGCGGGCGGCGAGGCCGAGTCCGGCGTCGTCGGGCATCCCGAACTGCAGCCGGACTATCCGGGCACCGGGGTGACCGTCCTCGACGTCGTCCCCGGCCCGCGCGCGGACTGGTTCGACCAGGCGGCGCTGGAATCCTTCACCGCCCAGGAGTGGGACGTGACGCCGCAGTCCAACCGGGTGGGCATGCGGCTGGACGGGACGCCGCTGCGGCGCACCCGGCAGGGCGAACTCCCCAGCGAGGGCACCGTGGCCGGCGCCCTCCAGGTCCCGCCGGAAGGCCTGCCCGTCCTCTTCCTGGCCGACCACCCCATCACCGGCGGCTACCCGGTGATCGCCGTGGTGGTCGACGCCCAGCTGGACCTCGCCGCGCAGGTCCCGATCGGCGGCAAAGTCCGCTTCCGCTGGACGCCGGACGAAACACGCGTGCCCGGCACCCCCGAATCCAACCCCCAGTCCGTCACCGAAGAATCCGCCACCGAAAAAGAAGCGAGTAACTGA
- a CDS encoding biotin carboxylase N-terminal domain-containing protein, producing MRKVLIANRGEIAVRIARACDDAQLASVAVYADIDADALHVSAADEAFSLNGNSPADTYLNIAKLLAVAAESGADAVHPGYGFLSENADFAQAVLDAGLTWIGPSPDAIRLLGNKITARDAAVRAGAPLVAGSDGPVATAAEARAFAEQHGLPIAIKAAFGGGGRGLKVVRVLDEVEEAFDSAVREAVAAFGRGECFVERYLDRPRHVEAQVLADTHGNVVVVGTRDCSLQRRHQKLVEEAPAPFLSDAQREQIYDAAKAVCREAGYSGAGTVEFLVAADGTVAFLEVNTRLQVEHPITEETTGIDLVQEQFRIAAGEPLRLTENPAPRGHAFEFRLNAEDVGRGFLPSPGTIGEFAGPTGPGIRLDTGVRSGSFVAPQFDSLLAKLIVTGADRQQALRRARRALAEMRITGVATVLPFHRAVLESADFTAEDALGVHTRWIETDFADSIPADPGYSTTAPGGERRTITVEVDGRRLAVGLPADLLDGWARSGAPLPAGVTVPGTSDGGAAAGGSAAVDPGELRADMAGTVVKWLVEPGAEVAAGDPVVVLEAMKMETQVSAHRAGTVTDVRTGAGGVVAAGAVLALIG from the coding sequence ATGCGCAAGGTCCTGATCGCCAACCGTGGGGAAATCGCGGTCCGCATAGCCCGGGCCTGCGACGACGCGCAGCTGGCGTCCGTCGCCGTCTACGCCGATATCGACGCCGACGCCCTGCACGTCTCCGCCGCGGACGAAGCCTTCAGCCTGAACGGCAACTCGCCCGCGGACACGTACCTGAACATCGCCAAGCTGCTCGCCGTGGCCGCCGAGTCCGGAGCGGACGCCGTCCACCCCGGCTACGGCTTCCTCTCCGAGAACGCCGACTTCGCCCAGGCCGTCCTGGATGCGGGACTGACGTGGATCGGCCCCAGCCCGGACGCCATCCGGCTGCTCGGCAACAAGATCACCGCCCGCGACGCGGCCGTCCGCGCCGGTGCGCCGCTGGTCGCCGGCAGCGACGGTCCCGTGGCGACAGCCGCCGAGGCCCGGGCGTTCGCCGAACAGCACGGCCTGCCGATTGCCATTAAGGCCGCCTTCGGCGGCGGCGGCCGCGGCCTGAAGGTGGTCCGCGTGCTCGACGAGGTGGAGGAAGCCTTTGATTCCGCCGTCCGCGAGGCTGTCGCCGCCTTCGGCCGCGGCGAGTGCTTCGTGGAGCGCTACCTGGACCGGCCCCGCCACGTCGAGGCGCAGGTCCTGGCGGACACGCACGGCAACGTCGTGGTGGTCGGAACCCGCGACTGCTCGCTGCAGCGCCGGCACCAGAAACTCGTCGAGGAGGCCCCCGCGCCGTTCCTCAGCGACGCCCAGCGGGAGCAGATCTACGACGCCGCCAAGGCCGTCTGCCGGGAAGCCGGCTATTCCGGCGCCGGCACGGTGGAGTTCCTCGTCGCCGCCGACGGCACCGTCGCCTTCCTCGAGGTCAACACGCGCCTGCAGGTGGAGCACCCGATCACCGAGGAGACCACGGGGATCGACCTCGTCCAGGAGCAGTTCCGGATCGCCGCCGGCGAGCCGCTGCGCCTCACCGAGAACCCGGCGCCGCGCGGGCACGCCTTCGAATTCCGGCTCAACGCCGAGGACGTGGGCCGCGGCTTCCTGCCTTCGCCCGGCACCATCGGCGAGTTCGCCGGCCCCACCGGCCCGGGCATCCGGCTGGACACCGGGGTCCGGTCCGGCTCCTTCGTCGCGCCGCAGTTCGACTCCCTCCTTGCGAAGCTGATCGTCACCGGCGCGGACCGCCAGCAGGCGCTGCGCCGCGCCCGCCGTGCCCTTGCCGAGATGCGCATCACCGGGGTGGCCACCGTGCTGCCGTTCCACCGGGCCGTCCTGGAATCCGCTGACTTCACCGCCGAGGACGCCCTGGGCGTCCACACCCGCTGGATCGAGACCGACTTCGCGGACAGCATCCCCGCCGACCCCGGCTACAGCACCACCGCGCCCGGCGGCGAACGCCGCACCATCACCGTCGAGGTCGACGGCCGGCGCCTCGCCGTCGGGCTCCCGGCGGATCTGCTGGACGGCTGGGCCCGCTCAGGCGCGCCGCTACCTGCCGGCGTCACCGTCCCCGGAACGTCCGACGGCGGTGCCGCCGCCGGCGGGTCGGCCGCCGTCGATCCCGGCGAGCTGCGCGCCGACATGGCCGGGACCGTGGTGAAGTGGCTGGTCGAGCCCGGCGCCGAGGTCGCGGCCGGCGACCCGGTGGTGGTCCTGGAAGCCATGAAGATGGAAACCCAGGTCTCCGCGCACCGCGCCGGGACCGTCACGGACGTCCGCACCGGCGCCGGGGGAGTGGTGGCCGCGGGCGCGGTGCTGGCGCTGATCGGCTAG
- a CDS encoding VOC family protein, with the protein MEARLYVYLSYADAPAALEWLQEVGFEIVRRQDGPNDTVVHAEARMGEAVVMLASSDAGYQRPPLVGQSTGQGLYLLVGDVDDFHRRAVAAGGISVIEPEDTEWGSRRSRVLDPQGQEWSAGTYQPGS; encoded by the coding sequence ATGGAAGCCCGGCTCTACGTCTATCTCAGTTACGCCGACGCCCCTGCAGCCCTGGAATGGCTGCAGGAAGTCGGGTTCGAAATTGTCCGCAGGCAGGACGGCCCCAACGACACCGTGGTGCACGCCGAGGCGCGGATGGGAGAAGCGGTCGTCATGCTCGCGAGCAGCGATGCCGGTTACCAACGGCCGCCACTCGTCGGCCAGTCGACGGGCCAGGGGCTCTATCTGCTGGTCGGTGACGTCGACGATTTCCACCGCAGGGCCGTCGCAGCCGGTGGAATCTCCGTGATCGAACCTGAGGACACAGAGTGGGGCTCCAGGCGCAGCAGGGTCCTTGATCCGCAGGGCCAGGAATGGAGTGCAGGCACGTACCAGCCCGGGAGCTAG
- a CDS encoding NAD(P)-dependent alcohol dehydrogenase yields MNSPAHRPAASAGNGGGVNPPLPELMTAIVQARYGDDPAAVLSPGQVPVPRPRPGQVLVRVEAAGVDRGVWHLTTGRPYAARLGIGLTKPRQPVPGLDFAGTVAAVGEGVSDYAVGDPVFGSGTGAYAGYATAPASRVIRRPQHLSPVEAAALPVSGCTALQAVRDHARVAAGNRVLIIGASGGVGSYAVQLAASAGAEVTAVARGTNREFVLGLGAKDVIDYTREEIDARGGGYDVVIDIAGNRPLRLLRSVLAARGRLVIVGGENGGPLLGGLGRQLRGSLLTPFISQHLGGMFGRTTGRDLAALAQAAETGTLRPMVSMTYALADAGKALADLADGRIRGKAVITVGEPGS; encoded by the coding sequence ATGAACAGTCCCGCACACCGCCCCGCCGCATCTGCAGGAAACGGGGGCGGCGTGAACCCGCCGCTGCCGGAGCTCATGACGGCGATTGTCCAGGCCCGCTACGGGGACGACCCGGCTGCGGTGCTCTCCCCAGGGCAGGTGCCCGTCCCACGGCCTCGCCCGGGCCAGGTGCTGGTACGGGTGGAGGCGGCCGGCGTCGACCGCGGCGTCTGGCACCTGACCACCGGCCGTCCCTACGCGGCCCGGCTGGGCATCGGGCTCACCAAACCCAGGCAGCCGGTCCCGGGGCTCGATTTTGCCGGGACGGTGGCCGCAGTCGGTGAGGGCGTGAGCGACTACGCTGTCGGCGACCCGGTCTTCGGCAGCGGGACCGGCGCCTACGCAGGCTATGCCACCGCCCCGGCAAGCCGCGTCATTCGCCGCCCGCAGCACCTCAGTCCCGTCGAGGCCGCCGCACTTCCCGTGTCCGGCTGCACCGCGCTGCAGGCGGTCCGTGACCATGCCCGCGTCGCGGCGGGCAACCGGGTCCTCATCATCGGGGCATCCGGCGGCGTGGGCTCCTACGCTGTCCAGCTCGCGGCCTCCGCCGGCGCGGAGGTCACCGCCGTGGCCCGCGGGACCAACCGCGAGTTCGTTCTCGGGCTGGGAGCCAAGGACGTCATCGACTACACCCGGGAGGAAATCGATGCCCGCGGCGGCGGCTACGACGTCGTCATCGACATCGCCGGCAACCGGCCCCTGCGGCTGCTGCGGAGCGTACTGGCAGCGCGGGGGCGGCTGGTCATTGTCGGCGGCGAGAACGGCGGCCCGCTGCTGGGCGGCCTCGGCCGCCAGCTGCGCGGCAGCCTGCTGACGCCGTTCATCAGCCAGCACCTTGGCGGCATGTTCGGCCGCACAACCGGCCGCGACCTCGCTGCCCTGGCACAGGCTGCGGAGACCGGCACCCTCCGCCCCATGGTGAGTATGACCTACGCACTCGCCGACGCCGGAAAGGCCCTGGCTGACCTCGCGGACGGACGCATCAGGGGTAAGGCCGTCATCACCGTTGGCGAGCCCGGGAGCTGA
- a CDS encoding TetR/AcrR family transcriptional regulator: MAGTPRRGAALDRAGIVGAAVALADEQGIERLSMRRLGDALGVEAMSLYHHVPGKAVLLDAMVDSVFGEIALPGDGAWADGMRDRARSQRAALHRHPWALRLLESRSAPGVANLRHHDTVLGYLRDAGFSIRAAGHAYALLDAFVYGFVMQEQALPFDAGSAPQLAATMLASTPGADFPNLTAFMRDVVLPGGYDFADEFEVGLALVLDAVANLQSGPPRP; encoded by the coding sequence ATGGCAGGAACGCCACGGCGAGGTGCCGCCTTGGACCGCGCCGGAATTGTGGGCGCTGCGGTTGCCCTGGCCGATGAGCAGGGCATCGAGCGGCTGAGCATGCGGCGGCTCGGCGACGCCCTGGGGGTGGAGGCCATGTCCCTCTACCACCACGTGCCCGGCAAGGCGGTGCTGCTCGATGCCATGGTCGATTCGGTGTTCGGCGAGATCGCGCTGCCCGGGGATGGGGCCTGGGCCGACGGCATGCGGGACCGGGCCAGATCACAGCGAGCGGCGCTGCACCGCCACCCGTGGGCGCTGCGGCTGCTGGAGTCGCGCTCGGCCCCCGGAGTGGCCAATCTGCGTCACCACGACACCGTGCTGGGCTATCTGCGCGACGCCGGGTTCTCCATAAGGGCGGCCGGGCACGCATACGCCCTCCTCGATGCCTTTGTGTACGGCTTCGTGATGCAGGAGCAGGCCCTGCCGTTCGACGCCGGCAGCGCCCCGCAACTGGCGGCCACGATGCTGGCCTCAACTCCCGGGGCGGACTTCCCGAACCTCACGGCGTTCATGCGGGACGTCGTTCTGCCGGGCGGATATGACTTTGCGGACGAATTCGAGGTGGGGCTCGCCCTTGTGCTCGACGCCGTCGCGAACCTGCAATCCGGCCCGCCCCGGCCTTAG
- a CDS encoding LacI family DNA-binding transcriptional regulator: protein MAKRPTLADVAAAAGVSRALVSIVVRGAPGASDATRERVLAAAAQLGYRPDARARLLRSSRSHLLGVVFDVDGPFHTEIIEALYPAAATLGFDITLSARGHRRAEDEAVRSLLDLGAEALLVLGPASSSDILAAQPAPVVSVLEPHSDPRLSSAATDEAAGIALAVEHLRALGHTRIAHVDGGTAAGSRARKVAYEQLMADTAVPPLVIAGGPGETDGMAAARALLELRSLGAPAELPTAVVVFNDDAALGFLHALDAAGTVVPEELSVVGYDDSRLAALAHVQLTSVRQDPDALAGAAVAAAAAALEGRRTHTLVPPSLTVRSSTAPPPAVAR, encoded by the coding sequence ATGGCCAAGCGCCCCACACTGGCGGACGTCGCCGCAGCGGCGGGGGTTTCGCGCGCGCTCGTCTCGATCGTCGTCCGCGGCGCTCCTGGCGCGAGCGACGCGACCCGCGAGCGGGTCCTCGCGGCCGCCGCCCAGCTCGGCTACCGCCCGGATGCGCGGGCCCGTCTCCTGCGCAGCTCGCGCAGCCACTTGCTCGGCGTGGTGTTCGACGTCGACGGGCCGTTTCACACGGAGATCATCGAGGCCCTGTATCCGGCGGCCGCCACCCTCGGATTCGACATCACGCTGAGCGCGCGGGGGCATCGCCGTGCCGAGGACGAGGCCGTCCGCTCCCTTCTGGATCTTGGCGCGGAGGCGCTGCTGGTCCTGGGCCCGGCGTCCTCCTCCGACATTCTCGCCGCCCAGCCGGCACCCGTGGTGTCCGTCCTGGAGCCGCACAGCGATCCGCGGCTCTCGAGCGCCGCGACGGACGAAGCCGCCGGGATCGCTTTGGCCGTTGAGCACCTGCGCGCGCTGGGCCACACGCGGATCGCGCACGTCGACGGCGGCACGGCGGCCGGCTCCCGGGCGCGGAAGGTAGCGTATGAACAGCTCATGGCGGACACTGCCGTCCCGCCGCTAGTCATTGCCGGCGGCCCGGGCGAGACAGACGGCATGGCAGCTGCGCGGGCACTGCTTGAACTGCGGAGCCTGGGCGCACCGGCGGAGCTGCCGACCGCCGTCGTGGTTTTCAATGACGATGCGGCCCTGGGGTTCCTCCACGCGCTGGACGCCGCAGGAACCGTCGTTCCCGAGGAGCTTTCCGTGGTGGGATACGACGACTCCCGCCTGGCGGCGCTTGCGCATGTCCAGCTTACGAGCGTCCGGCAGGATCCGGACGCCCTCGCCGGCGCCGCGGTGGCGGCGGCCGCGGCCGCGCTTGAGGGGCGGCGCACCCATACGCTCGTTCCGCCGTCGCTCACGGTGAGATCGAGCACTGCACCGCCGCCCGCCGTCGCGCGCTAA
- a CDS encoding Gfo/Idh/MocA family oxidoreductase produces MTYLPVASARPAPVRIGLIGAGWMGAYHARSLALRIPGASLAAIADPAVAVAEELAAELGVARVTPDPADLFADPGIDAVVIAGPARFHAQLSIDAARAGKHVFCEKPGALDLEELARVEEAVAAAGVHWQIGFNRRYAADFLAARREVAAGTVGTPQLLRSLTRDPGTGSIGHAARIPQWTIFLETLIHDFDALNWFNPGAEPVSVHVTADALVEPSFKDAGFLDTAVVTVRYANGAIAVAEASFSALYGYDVRGEVFGSAGMVQAGRATETAAVRYGAAGLSAQTPRLNIELFHDAYTDELADFAEHVRSRRDGAAAPEHGVPLTPGLGDARRALAIALACIESARTGATAAVADASAAEARA; encoded by the coding sequence ATGACTTACCTTCCCGTCGCGTCCGCCCGGCCCGCGCCGGTGCGCATCGGCCTCATCGGAGCGGGTTGGATGGGCGCGTATCACGCCCGCAGCCTGGCCCTGCGCATCCCGGGCGCTAGCCTCGCCGCGATCGCCGACCCCGCCGTCGCGGTCGCCGAAGAACTCGCCGCCGAACTCGGCGTGGCCCGCGTGACCCCGGACCCCGCAGACCTGTTCGCCGATCCCGGGATCGACGCCGTCGTAATCGCCGGGCCCGCACGCTTCCACGCGCAGCTCTCGATCGACGCCGCCCGCGCCGGCAAGCACGTCTTCTGCGAAAAGCCGGGCGCGCTGGACCTGGAGGAGCTGGCACGCGTCGAGGAGGCGGTCGCGGCCGCGGGCGTGCATTGGCAGATCGGCTTCAACCGGCGCTACGCGGCCGACTTCCTCGCCGCCCGCCGCGAAGTGGCGGCCGGCACGGTCGGAACGCCGCAGCTCCTGCGCTCCCTGACCCGCGATCCCGGCACGGGCAGCATCGGGCACGCCGCGCGGATTCCCCAGTGGACGATCTTCCTCGAGACGCTGATCCACGACTTCGACGCGCTCAACTGGTTCAACCCGGGTGCCGAGCCCGTCAGTGTCCACGTCACCGCGGACGCCCTGGTGGAGCCGTCCTTCAAGGACGCCGGCTTCCTCGACACCGCCGTGGTGACGGTCCGCTACGCGAACGGCGCGATTGCCGTTGCGGAGGCCAGCTTCTCCGCACTCTACGGCTACGACGTTCGCGGTGAGGTCTTCGGCTCAGCCGGCATGGTCCAGGCCGGCCGTGCCACCGAGACCGCCGCCGTGCGCTACGGCGCCGCCGGGCTGTCGGCTCAGACCCCGCGCCTGAACATCGAGCTCTTCCACGACGCCTACACCGATGAGCTCGCGGACTTCGCCGAGCACGTCCGCTCCCGCCGCGACGGCGCCGCCGCGCCCGAACACGGCGTGCCCCTCACCCCGGGCCTCGGGGACGCGCGGCGCGCCCTCGCCATCGCCCTGGCCTGCATCGAATCGGCCCGGACCGGCGCCACCGCCGCCGTCGCCGACGCCTCGGCTGCGGAGGCACGCGCGTGA
- a CDS encoding TIM barrel protein produces MRLAVCAEMVFTDLPFVERVRRVHEAGFDVEMWDSRNKDLAALKATGARFSSMTGYSAGSLVEPDTADLVLSTAEALIPTALELGVERLVVHPAELIDGKAARPHWRSDGTMWLTAARTLERLGELGARHGVTFCLENLNTVLDHPGIPLARAKDTLALVRAVDHPNARLMLDLYHAQLGEGNLIELVREARPWIGEIQVADVPGRCEPGTGEINYAAVYRALAEAGYAGTVGLEAYASGDSDDALKAFRTAFEG; encoded by the coding sequence GTGAGGCTCGCTGTCTGTGCCGAGATGGTCTTCACGGACCTGCCGTTCGTCGAGCGGGTCCGCCGCGTCCACGAGGCCGGATTCGACGTCGAGATGTGGGACTCGCGCAACAAGGACCTCGCCGCGCTCAAGGCGACCGGCGCCCGGTTCTCGTCCATGACCGGCTATTCCGCCGGCTCGCTGGTCGAGCCCGACACCGCTGACCTCGTGCTGAGCACCGCCGAAGCCCTCATCCCGACGGCGCTCGAACTCGGCGTCGAACGCCTCGTCGTCCACCCGGCCGAGCTCATCGACGGGAAGGCCGCCCGACCGCACTGGCGCTCCGACGGCACCATGTGGCTCACCGCGGCGCGCACGCTTGAGCGCCTCGGCGAGCTCGGCGCGCGCCACGGGGTCACGTTCTGCCTCGAAAACCTCAACACCGTCCTCGACCACCCGGGCATCCCGCTGGCCCGCGCGAAGGACACGCTCGCGCTCGTGCGCGCCGTCGACCACCCGAACGCGCGGCTCATGCTCGACCTCTACCACGCGCAGCTCGGCGAGGGGAACCTGATCGAACTGGTCCGCGAGGCCCGGCCGTGGATTGGCGAGATCCAGGTCGCGGACGTCCCCGGCCGCTGCGAGCCCGGAACCGGCGAGATCAACTACGCAGCGGTGTACCGGGCCCTCGCCGAGGCCGGTTACGCCGGGACGGTCGGGCTGGAGGCATATGCGTCCGGTGATTCCGACGACGCGCTCAAGGCCTTCCGGACAGCATTCGAAGGCTAG
- the trxB gene encoding thioredoxin-disulfide reductase, which produces MSTETTDSRQLIIIGSGPAGYTAAIYAARAGLAPLVLAGAVTAGGALMNTTEVENFPGFPAGIQGPELMDGLQQQAEKFGAEVVFDDVTGVTLTGHLKRVVTGTGATHKAPAVILATGSAYKELGLPEEKKFSGHGVSWCATCDGFFFREQDIIVVGGGDSAMEEATFLTRFGKSVTVVVRKGELRASRIMAQRAKDNPKISFAWHSAVTAIHGDGKVSGVTLTDTRTGETREHAATGIFVAIGHVPRTELVAGQVDLDAEGYIKVDSPTTVTNLSGVFACGDAVDHRYRQAITAAGTGCAAALDAERYLAALEDADSIATALVEEPTHS; this is translated from the coding sequence ATGAGCACCGAGACCACCGACAGCCGGCAGCTGATCATCATCGGTTCCGGCCCCGCCGGCTACACCGCGGCGATCTACGCAGCCCGCGCCGGCCTGGCGCCGCTCGTCCTTGCCGGCGCCGTCACCGCGGGAGGTGCGCTGATGAACACCACCGAGGTGGAGAACTTCCCCGGCTTCCCCGCCGGCATCCAGGGCCCCGAACTGATGGACGGGCTCCAGCAGCAGGCCGAGAAGTTCGGCGCGGAGGTGGTGTTCGACGACGTCACCGGGGTGACGCTGACCGGGCACCTCAAGCGCGTGGTCACCGGGACCGGCGCGACGCACAAGGCCCCGGCCGTCATCCTCGCCACCGGCTCCGCGTACAAGGAACTCGGCCTGCCGGAGGAAAAGAAGTTCAGCGGCCACGGCGTCTCCTGGTGCGCCACCTGCGACGGCTTCTTCTTCCGCGAGCAGGACATCATCGTGGTCGGCGGCGGCGACTCCGCCATGGAGGAAGCAACCTTCCTGACCCGGTTCGGCAAGTCCGTGACCGTCGTCGTGCGCAAGGGCGAGCTCCGCGCCTCGCGGATCATGGCCCAGCGCGCCAAGGACAACCCCAAAATCAGCTTCGCCTGGCACTCCGCCGTCACCGCGATCCACGGCGACGGCAAGGTCAGCGGCGTCACGCTGACCGACACCCGCACCGGCGAGACCCGCGAACACGCCGCCACGGGCATCTTCGTCGCGATTGGCCACGTGCCGCGGACCGAGCTCGTGGCCGGGCAGGTTGACCTCGATGCGGAGGGCTACATCAAGGTCGACTCCCCGACCACCGTCACCAACCTCTCCGGCGTCTTCGCCTGCGGGGACGCGGTGGACCACCGCTACCGCCAGGCGATCACCGCCGCCGGAACCGGCTGCGCCGCCGCCCTGGATGCCGAACGCTACCTGGCCGCGCTGGAGGATGCGGACAGCATCGCCACCGCCCTGGTGGAAGAACCCACCCACAGCTGA
- a CDS encoding LysE family translocator produces MTAVSLLAFAGLCLLLSVTPGPDTFLVLRISLQSAGAGIAAAVGSALAALVWAALVGVGLAAVLEDSAEVFRWLKVAGGLYLLYLGISSLIRARRAATPAAAGLPPRRSYSRRSGFGAGALSTLLNPKVGLFYLAVVPQFIPHGGNTLETAMVLGVIESVIGFLYLAVVAIAAAKAMAWLQRPKVSSWLERGSSGIIAALGLGVLASSTSA; encoded by the coding sequence ATGACCGCCGTCTCCCTGCTGGCCTTCGCGGGCCTGTGCCTGTTGCTCTCCGTGACTCCCGGACCGGACACTTTCCTGGTGCTGCGCATCTCGTTGCAAAGTGCCGGGGCCGGCATTGCGGCGGCGGTCGGCTCCGCGCTGGCCGCGCTGGTGTGGGCCGCACTCGTGGGCGTGGGGCTCGCCGCAGTGCTGGAGGACTCGGCGGAAGTGTTCCGCTGGCTGAAGGTCGCCGGCGGCCTGTACCTGCTGTACCTGGGCATCTCGTCGCTGATCCGGGCGCGCCGCGCGGCAACCCCCGCGGCGGCCGGGCTCCCGCCGCGCCGAAGCTACAGCCGGCGTTCCGGGTTCGGCGCCGGCGCGCTGTCCACGCTGCTCAACCCCAAGGTGGGCCTGTTCTACCTCGCCGTCGTCCCGCAGTTCATCCCGCACGGCGGCAACACCCTGGAGACCGCCATGGTCCTCGGCGTCATTGAAAGCGTCATCGGCTTCCTCTACCTGGCAGTCGTCGCCATCGCGGCGGCCAAGGCTATGGCCTGGCTGCAGCGCCCCAAGGTGAGCAGCTGGCTCGAACGCGGCAGCAGCGGCATCATCGCAGCCCTCGGCCTGGGCGTTCTCGCATCCAGCACCAGCGCGTAG